In a single window of the Anabas testudineus chromosome 17, fAnaTes1.2, whole genome shotgun sequence genome:
- the LOC113171883 gene encoding uncharacterized protein LOC113171883 encodes MTSSKTVKKVLLDQSPGGFQDPTEFAAVLEAAVDCVNVCLCCLLLLQASGEQVLKPVVSVYPAASRDHLEGKSSLLCVASDMFPPLVQFSWKIQKKKEDGSWDESSPAEGEQLELRESGRSASILLLHQPQNSTYKYRCEVKHEGGTVEAQTQQELPAPAASCPPEREPADLAALQQADLVPLDPLQSQYQVKLLCLLYTVLIVKSLVYCCGLSLLRILTDNGASSNYSHDD; translated from the exons atgacctccagcaaGACTGTG AAGAAAGTTCTACTGGATCAGAGTCCAGGTGGTTTCCAGGATCCCACTGAatttgctgcagtgctggaagctgctgttgactgtgtgaatgtgtgtctgtgctgcttgttgctgcttCAAGCTTCAGGTGAGCAGGTGCTGAAGCCCGTGGTGAGCGTGTacccagcagcatccagagaCCACCTGGAGGGGAAGagctccctgctgtgtgtggcctcagacatgtttcctcctctggtcCAGTTCTCCTGGAAAatccagaagaagaaggaggacgGCTCATGGGACGAGTCGAGCCCTGCTGAGGGAGAGCAGCTGGAGCTCCGAGAGTCGGGACGCAGCGCCTCCATCTTGCTGCTCCATCagccacagaacagcacatATAAATACCGCTGTGAGGTGAAGCATGAAGGGGGGACAGTGGAGGCCCAAACACAACAAG agcttccagctccagcagcctcctgtcctccagagagagagccagcagacctggcagctctgcagcaaGCTGACT tggttcCCCTGGATCCTCTCCAGTCTCAGtaccaggtgaagctgctctgtctgctctacaCAGTGCTGATAGTGAAGAGTCTGGTGTACTGCTGTGGACTCTCTCTGCTGAGGATCCTCACAGACAACGGAGCATCCAGCAACTACTCACATGatgactga